A section of the Leminorella richardii genome encodes:
- the glgC gene encoding glucose-1-phosphate adenylyltransferase, with protein MVRSDANHKLMLARQLPKQSVALILAGGRGSRLKDLTSKRAKPAVHFGGKFRIIDFALSNCMNSGIRRIGVLTQYHSHSLVQHIQRGWSFLNEEMNEFVDLLPAQQREDHEEWYRGTADAIYQNLDIIRRYSAEYVVILAGDHIYKMDYSRMLLDHVEKGSQCTVACIAVPRSEASGFGVMDITEDHRIVNFLEKPENPPAMPGDPDVSLASMGVYVFNAQYLYQLLEEESLNQDTHHDFGQDLIPKAVAQGVAWAHPFNLSCVTSDVNAQPYWRDVGTIDAYWSANLDLASVMPELDMYDTTWPIRTYMEPLPPAKFVQDRSGSHGMTMNSLIGAGCIISGSVVLNSVLFPRVRVNSFCTLDSAVVLPDVHIGRSCRLRRCIIDRACHLPEGLVVGENVEEDERRFYRSSGGIVLITREMLAKMDK; from the coding sequence ATGGTTAGATCGGATGCCAATCACAAGCTGATGCTGGCAAGGCAACTCCCTAAACAGTCCGTCGCGCTGATCCTTGCCGGAGGTCGCGGCTCTCGCCTGAAGGACTTGACCTCCAAGCGGGCTAAGCCTGCGGTACACTTTGGCGGCAAGTTCCGCATCATCGACTTCGCGCTGTCTAACTGCATGAACTCAGGCATCCGCCGCATTGGCGTTTTAACACAGTATCACTCCCACTCGCTGGTACAGCACATCCAGCGCGGCTGGTCGTTTCTCAACGAAGAGATGAACGAATTTGTCGATCTGCTGCCCGCCCAGCAGCGTGAAGACCACGAAGAGTGGTATCGCGGCACCGCCGACGCCATCTACCAAAACCTGGACATCATTCGTCGCTACAGCGCCGAGTACGTGGTTATTCTTGCCGGTGACCATATCTACAAGATGGACTACTCCCGCATGCTGCTTGACCACGTAGAAAAAGGCAGCCAGTGTACCGTCGCCTGTATTGCCGTTCCTCGCTCTGAGGCCTCTGGCTTTGGCGTTATGGACATTACGGAAGATCACCGCATCGTCAACTTTTTGGAAAAGCCGGAGAATCCGCCCGCCATGCCCGGCGACCCAGACGTGTCGCTGGCCAGTATGGGGGTTTATGTGTTTAACGCTCAGTACCTGTATCAACTGCTGGAAGAAGAGAGCCTAAATCAGGACACTCATCACGACTTTGGTCAGGATCTTATTCCCAAAGCCGTCGCTCAGGGAGTCGCGTGGGCTCACCCATTCAACCTCTCCTGCGTCACCTCAGACGTCAACGCTCAGCCCTACTGGCGCGACGTCGGTACCATTGACGCCTACTGGAGCGCCAACCTCGATTTGGCCTCGGTAATGCCAGAGCTGGACATGTACGACACCACTTGGCCTATTCGTACCTACATGGAGCCTCTGCCTCCGGCCAAGTTTGTTCAGGATCGCTCCGGCAGTCACGGAATGACCATGAACTCGCTGATCGGCGCGGGCTGCATTATTTCCGGTTCTGTAGTGCTGAACTCCGTGCTGTTTCCCCGCGTTCGCGTGAACTCGTTTTGCACACTGGACTCTGCTGTGGTGCTGCCAGATGTTCACATCGGCCGCTCCTGTCGACTGCGGCGATGCATTATCGATCGCGCCTGTCACCTGCCGGAAGGGCTGGTCGTTGGAGAAAACGTGGAAGAAGACGAACGCCGTTTTTACCGCTCTTCGGGCGGTATCGTCCTGATAACCCGAGAAATGCTGGCAAAAATGGACAAATAG
- the glgA gene encoding glycogen synthase GlgA — translation MRVLHVCSELFPLLKTGGLADVLGALPQAQIAAGADVRLLMPGFPALMQQIHPTSAVAEIDTFAGRVTLRYGSYNGVGVYLIDAPHLYDRPGSPYHDASQHEYADNYRRFGLLGWIACELACGLDALWRPEVVHGHDWHAGLASAYLAARGYPARSVFTVHNLAYQGLFSSRHMNELYLPSHFLQPEGLEFYGQISYLKAGLYYSDMVTAVSPTYAEEITQAEYGFGMENLLKQRQEHGKLAGILNGVDYEVWSPEKDALLSFDYSSSKLADKAKNKAQLQSKTGLDTVTDAPLFAVVSRLSAQKGLDLLLQALPDLLDRGGQLVLLGSGDEALQEAYLDAARRHPKQVAVKIGYDETLAHHIIGSADVILVPSRFEPCGLTQLYGLRYGTLPLVRHTGGLADTVSDCSLENLADKSATGFVFHDSRVEALSSAIRRAFALWAEPPRWRRVQKQAMAMDFSWHNAAQKYLALYQKLG, via the coding sequence ATGCGAGTTTTACACGTCTGTTCAGAACTTTTCCCTCTGCTGAAAACCGGCGGCTTGGCTGACGTGCTTGGTGCACTGCCTCAGGCACAGATCGCCGCAGGCGCTGACGTTCGCCTGCTAATGCCGGGATTTCCCGCACTGATGCAGCAGATCCACCCCACCTCGGCGGTAGCAGAAATAGACACATTTGCGGGCAGAGTAACTCTGCGCTACGGCAGCTATAACGGCGTCGGCGTTTATCTGATTGACGCGCCACACCTTTATGACAGACCGGGTAGCCCCTATCACGACGCCTCGCAGCACGAGTATGCCGACAACTACAGGCGCTTTGGCCTGCTGGGCTGGATAGCCTGTGAGCTCGCCTGTGGGCTAGACGCCCTCTGGCGGCCTGAAGTGGTACACGGACACGACTGGCACGCCGGGCTGGCTAGCGCCTACCTGGCCGCACGCGGCTATCCGGCACGTTCGGTGTTCACCGTTCACAATCTGGCCTATCAGGGGCTGTTTTCTTCCCGCCATATGAACGAGCTGTATTTGCCATCGCACTTTCTACAGCCGGAGGGATTAGAGTTTTACGGGCAAATTTCCTACCTAAAGGCCGGCCTTTACTACTCTGATATGGTCACCGCCGTTAGCCCAACCTATGCCGAAGAGATAACCCAAGCGGAATACGGCTTTGGCATGGAAAATCTGCTCAAACAGCGGCAGGAGCACGGCAAGCTGGCAGGCATCCTCAACGGCGTGGACTACGAAGTTTGGAGCCCGGAGAAAGACGCTCTGCTGTCTTTCGACTACAGCAGCAGTAAGCTGGCGGATAAGGCCAAAAACAAAGCGCAGCTTCAGTCTAAAACAGGGCTGGATACGGTAACCGATGCCCCTCTGTTTGCCGTCGTTAGCCGCTTAAGCGCGCAAAAAGGTCTAGACCTGCTGCTGCAGGCACTGCCCGACCTTCTGGATCGCGGCGGGCAGTTAGTTCTGCTGGGCAGCGGCGATGAAGCGCTACAGGAAGCCTATCTGGACGCGGCTCGCCGTCACCCTAAACAAGTGGCGGTGAAAATCGGCTATGACGAAACGCTGGCTCACCACATTATTGGCAGTGCCGACGTGATTCTGGTACCCAGCCGGTTTGAGCCCTGCGGCTTGACCCAGCTTTACGGGCTTCGCTATGGCACTCTGCCGCTGGTGCGTCATACCGGAGGGCTGGCCGACACCGTCTCTGACTGCTCGCTGGAAAATCTGGCGGACAAAAGCGCAACCGGATTTGTCTTTCACGACAGCCGGGTAGAGGCTCTCAGCAGCGCTATTCGACGCGCTTTCGCTCTGTGGGCCGAACCGCCCCGCTGGCGCCGCGTACAAAAACAGGCCATGGCAATGGACTTTAGCTGGCACAACGCCGCACAAAAATATCTCGCGCTGTATCAAAAGCTGGGATAA
- the glgB gene encoding 1,4-alpha-glucan branching protein GlgB, protein MSTALEEDLIQRLVQGTCADPFSLLGPHASPEGLMINAFLPDATRVIVLDKDSGSGLLTLKPSHYAGFFSGTLPPREQPYRYQLAVEWGDYRQVIEDPYRFGLLLREMDGWLLSEGTHLRPYEQLGAHPMRLDDVDGTAFAVWAPNAQRVSVIGEFNYWDGRCHPMRLRAESGIWELFLPHVEEGRLYKYEIIDADGQTRLKADPYAFDGEIRPETASRTAVQPPYTAMPSWRQQANGLSAPMSIYEVHLGSWQRGEGGQWLSYRELAERLIPYVKWMGFTHIELLPIHEHPFDGSWGYQPVGLYAPTRRFGSPDDFRYLIDCAHKEGINVLLDWVPGHFPNDEHGLIRFDGTELYEYADPREGFHQDWNTLIYNYDRHEVHNYLTGNALYWLERFGLDGLRVDAVASMLYRDYSRAAGEWVPNRYGGRENLEAIEFLRTTNKTIGAQRPGAAVIAEESTDFPGVTLPPEDGGLGFHYKWNLGWMHDTLDYMSLDPIYRKHHHGLMTFGMLYAYSENFVLPLSHDEVVHGKRSLLGRMPGDTWQQFANLRAYYAFMWGYPGKKLLFMGGEFAQGREWNHDSSLDWHLLDDVNDGWHSGVQQLLRDLNHHYKNLPPLYQLDFCPEGFEWHVVDDSDNSVFAFLRRDEQGNEVLVVSNFTPVLRQGYRIGVAHSGFWKEVLNTDAGLYRGGNAGNFGGVHSDDIPAHQKPFSLSLTLPPLSTLYFVREG, encoded by the coding sequence TAGTACAAGGAACCTGCGCAGACCCCTTTTCTCTCTTAGGGCCTCACGCCTCGCCGGAAGGGCTAATGATAAACGCCTTCCTGCCCGATGCTACCCGCGTTATCGTTCTGGATAAAGACAGCGGTTCTGGGCTGCTTACCCTGAAGCCAAGCCACTATGCGGGATTCTTTTCCGGTACCCTTCCCCCTAGAGAACAGCCCTATCGCTATCAGCTTGCCGTTGAGTGGGGGGACTATCGTCAGGTGATCGAAGATCCCTACCGATTTGGCCTTTTGCTGAGAGAAATGGACGGATGGCTGCTGTCAGAGGGCACTCACCTGCGCCCCTATGAACAGCTCGGCGCTCATCCGATGCGGCTGGACGACGTTGACGGTACCGCGTTTGCCGTATGGGCGCCTAACGCCCAGCGCGTTTCGGTGATCGGGGAATTCAACTACTGGGACGGCCGTTGCCATCCAATGCGCCTTCGAGCAGAAAGCGGCATCTGGGAGCTGTTTCTTCCCCACGTTGAGGAAGGCCGACTGTACAAATATGAAATTATTGACGCCGACGGTCAGACTCGTCTGAAAGCCGATCCCTACGCTTTTGACGGGGAAATACGCCCTGAAACCGCGTCCAGAACCGCCGTTCAGCCACCCTACACTGCCATGCCGTCTTGGCGGCAGCAGGCTAACGGCCTTTCTGCACCAATGTCGATTTATGAAGTTCATCTAGGCTCTTGGCAGCGCGGTGAAGGCGGTCAGTGGCTTAGCTATCGCGAACTGGCCGAGCGCCTTATCCCTTATGTGAAATGGATGGGCTTTACCCATATCGAGCTGCTGCCTATCCACGAGCACCCGTTCGACGGCTCTTGGGGCTATCAGCCCGTTGGCCTCTATGCGCCAACCCGCCGCTTTGGCTCTCCTGACGACTTTCGCTATTTGATCGACTGTGCACACAAAGAAGGAATCAACGTACTGCTGGACTGGGTCCCCGGTCACTTCCCCAATGATGAACACGGTCTGATCAGGTTTGACGGCACTGAGCTGTATGAGTACGCCGATCCCCGCGAGGGCTTCCATCAGGACTGGAATACGCTGATCTACAACTACGATCGCCATGAAGTTCATAACTATCTCACTGGCAACGCCCTGTACTGGCTGGAGCGCTTTGGCCTCGACGGCCTGCGCGTTGACGCTGTCGCCTCTATGCTCTATCGCGACTACAGCCGGGCTGCGGGAGAGTGGGTGCCGAACCGCTACGGTGGGCGAGAAAACCTTGAGGCCATTGAATTTCTTCGCACGACCAATAAAACCATCGGTGCGCAGCGGCCAGGTGCTGCCGTGATTGCAGAAGAGTCGACTGACTTTCCCGGCGTTACGCTGCCGCCGGAAGACGGCGGATTGGGCTTTCACTACAAGTGGAATCTCGGCTGGATGCACGACACTCTCGACTATATGTCCCTCGATCCCATTTACCGCAAGCACCACCACGGCCTGATGACCTTCGGCATGCTGTACGCCTATTCCGAAAACTTCGTCCTGCCCCTATCGCACGATGAGGTCGTCCACGGCAAGCGTTCACTGTTAGGCCGCATGCCGGGCGATACCTGGCAACAGTTTGCCAACCTGCGCGCCTACTACGCCTTTATGTGGGGCTATCCGGGGAAAAAGCTGCTGTTTATGGGGGGGGAATTTGCACAGGGAAGAGAGTGGAACCACGATTCAAGCCTCGACTGGCACCTGCTTGATGACGTCAACGACGGCTGGCACAGCGGCGTTCAGCAACTGTTGCGCGACTTGAACCACCACTATAAAAATCTGCCGCCTCTTTATCAGCTCGACTTCTGCCCAGAAGGCTTTGAATGGCACGTAGTAGACGACAGCGATAACTCGGTATTTGCCTTTCTTCGCCGCGATGAGCAGGGTAATGAAGTTTTGGTAGTCAGCAACTTTACCCCTGTCCTAAGGCAAGGCTATCGCATCGGTGTAGCGCATTCCGGCTTTTGGAAAGAGGTGCTGAATACCGACGCAGGCCTCTACCGAGGCGGTAATGCAGGCAACTTCGGCGGCGTTCACAGCGATGACATACCCGCTCATCAGAAGCCCTTCTCTCTGTCTCTGACGCTGCCGCCGCTGTCAACCCTCTACTTTGTCCGGGAGGGATAG
- the glgX gene encoding glycogen debranching protein GlgX, giving the protein MTAAIAAALAAGRPYPFGCYYDGQGVNFAIYSADAQRVELCLFDEQGSEQRLPLPCRSGDVWHGYLPGGLPGQRYGYRLYGQWEPSRGLRFNPQKLTIDPYSRALDSKVPDAPSLYDREPPPNSQDNAQFVPKSVVVHESYDWQNDSRPCVPWCNTVIYEAHVRGLTKMHPAIPEALQGTYAGLAHPAAIAHLLKLGITTLELMPIQFHVDEPRLQSMGLSNYWGYNVLAPFAVEPRYWSQRPGSTPLSEFRDLVKALHLAGIEVILDVVFNHTAELDEFGPTLSLRGIDNRSYYWLEENGQYANWSGCGNALRLSHPAGIQYALDCLRFWATECRVDGFRFDLGVSLGRTPDFSPSSPLLVALQNDPLLSTLKLIAEPWDLGPGGYRLGEFPQPFGEWNDRFRDTVRRFWLRGDVGLGEFARRLAASSDIFAHHGRQPCASVNLITAHDGFTLRDLVSFDHKHNQANGEDNRDGHGENYSANHGYEGLEAPDDILQHRLRSTRSLLATLLLSQGTPQILAGDELGNSQEGNNNAYCQDSPIAWIDWSSADDSLTAFVSGLISLRKRIPALTSPLWWQGDAKTQDVQWINAEGSPMTPEQWEQPDRRTLLVVLSEKWLVVINASNMSQPLNLRQTQWEIAAPFSHDDIDIQGELYAARPNSMTVLHKKR; this is encoded by the coding sequence GTGACGGCAGCAATAGCAGCGGCTCTGGCGGCCGGAAGGCCCTATCCCTTTGGCTGTTACTACGACGGCCAGGGTGTCAACTTTGCAATCTACTCCGCTGACGCCCAGCGCGTAGAGCTGTGCCTGTTCGACGAACAGGGCAGCGAACAGCGTTTACCCCTTCCCTGTCGTAGTGGAGATGTCTGGCACGGCTACCTGCCGGGTGGTCTTCCCGGTCAGCGCTACGGCTATCGGCTTTATGGCCAGTGGGAGCCCTCACGTGGACTACGCTTTAACCCACAGAAGCTGACGATTGATCCCTATAGCCGCGCGCTAGACAGCAAAGTTCCTGACGCTCCGTCGCTGTACGATCGCGAACCGCCCCCTAATTCACAGGACAATGCGCAGTTTGTCCCAAAAAGCGTCGTCGTGCACGAATCCTACGACTGGCAGAACGACAGTCGCCCTTGCGTGCCCTGGTGTAACACCGTTATCTACGAAGCTCACGTTCGCGGCTTGACTAAAATGCATCCCGCTATTCCTGAGGCACTGCAGGGAACTTACGCGGGGCTCGCTCATCCCGCAGCAATCGCTCACTTGCTCAAGCTCGGGATCACCACGCTTGAACTGATGCCGATCCAGTTTCACGTTGACGAACCCCGGCTGCAAAGCATGGGGCTTAGCAACTACTGGGGCTATAACGTGCTGGCGCCGTTTGCCGTAGAGCCTCGATACTGGTCACAACGGCCCGGCTCGACGCCGCTGTCGGAATTTCGCGATCTGGTCAAAGCCCTGCATCTGGCTGGCATCGAAGTTATTTTGGACGTCGTCTTTAACCACACCGCCGAGCTGGATGAATTCGGCCCTACGCTCTCTCTGCGCGGTATTGACAACCGAAGCTACTACTGGTTGGAAGAAAACGGACAGTACGCCAACTGGAGCGGCTGCGGCAACGCCCTGCGGCTCAGTCATCCCGCGGGGATTCAGTACGCTCTCGACTGCCTGCGCTTTTGGGCAACCGAATGCCGCGTTGACGGCTTTCGGTTCGATCTCGGCGTTTCACTAGGCAGAACGCCGGATTTTTCGCCTTCGTCCCCCCTACTCGTGGCGCTACAAAACGATCCACTGCTGTCGACCCTTAAGCTCATCGCTGAACCTTGGGATCTCGGTCCCGGCGGCTATCGTCTGGGAGAATTTCCCCAGCCGTTTGGCGAATGGAACGATCGCTTTCGCGACACCGTGCGTCGCTTCTGGCTCAGAGGCGACGTCGGGCTTGGTGAATTCGCCCGTCGTCTAGCGGCTTCCAGCGATATTTTTGCACACCACGGACGTCAGCCCTGCGCATCGGTCAACCTCATTACCGCTCACGACGGCTTCACCCTCAGAGACTTAGTAAGCTTTGACCACAAGCATAATCAGGCTAATGGGGAAGATAACCGAGACGGACACGGCGAAAACTACAGCGCTAATCACGGTTATGAAGGGCTTGAGGCACCAGATGACATTTTACAGCACCGGCTCAGATCCACACGCTCGCTGCTGGCCACCCTGCTGCTGTCGCAGGGAACGCCGCAAATATTAGCGGGAGATGAACTGGGCAACAGTCAGGAAGGAAACAATAACGCCTACTGCCAGGACTCCCCCATAGCCTGGATTGACTGGTCATCGGCAGACGACTCTCTGACGGCGTTCGTGTCCGGCCTGATTTCTCTGCGTAAGCGCATCCCGGCGCTCACCTCACCGCTATGGTGGCAGGGAGACGCCAAAACGCAGGACGTCCAGTGGATAAATGCCGAAGGCAGTCCTATGACGCCTGAACAATGGGAACAGCCCGACCGGCGAACGCTGCTGGTAGTGCTTTCTGAAAAGTGGCTGGTGGTCATTAACGCCAGCAATATGTCGCAGCCTCTTAACCTGCGACAAACACAGTGGGAAATTGCCGCGCCCTTTTCCCACGACGATATCGACATTCAGGGCGAGCTGTACGCTGCGCGCCCCAACAGCATGACCGTATTGCATAAAAAACGTTAG
- the glgP gene encoding glycogen phosphorylase, producing the protein MSQFNFESPSERIMNLKTSIQEKLKFVIGKEPALATEHDWLNAVSFVVRDMMVERWLRSTRAHFSQSGRRVSYLSMEFLIGRTLSNSLLNLGIYDELSEALGDMGLNIEQLIGEEDDPGLGNGGLGRLAACFLDSLATLGLPARGYGLRYEYGMFKQNIVDGQQAESPDNWLEYGNAWEFPRHNVRHKVFFGGRVQTEGKISRWVETEEILACAYDQIIPGYDTDATNTLRLWSARASNEINLGKFNQGDYFAAVEDKNNSENVSRVLYPNDATSSGRELRLKQEYFLVSATLQDILYSHWRAYETYDNLPEKVAIHLNDTHPVLAIPELMRLLIDYHRFTWEDAWEMTIRIFSYTNHTLMSEALETWPVDMMGKILPRHLQIIFEINEYFLKIVKEQYPDDADLLRRVSLIDETNGRRVRMAWLAVIGGHKVNGVSALHSELMVTSLFADFAKIFPHHFCNKTNGVTPRRWLGLANKPLSELLDNSIDRTWRTDLSKLSALNELVDYPSFIDQIKKAKYTNKKALAEYIATHLNVVVNPNALFDVQIKRIHEYKRQLLNLLQVITRYNRILKAPNDPWVPRVVIFAGKAASSYVNAKLIIRLINDVAKVINNDARVQNRLKVVFIPNYSVSLAQMIIPAADLSEQISLAGTEASGTSNMKFALNGALTIGTLDGANVEMREHVGEENIFIFGNTTEQVSELRNNGYNPRQIYEEDAELHQTLSQIATGVFSPEEPYRYSALFDSLVNFGDYYQLLADYRSYLNAQESVDRLYQKPNTWARKAALNIANMGYFSSDRTIQEYAEEIWEIKPTKL; encoded by the coding sequence ATGTCACAATTTAACTTTGAGTCACCCTCAGAGCGCATCATGAACCTGAAGACGTCTATTCAGGAAAAGTTAAAGTTTGTTATCGGTAAAGAGCCCGCGCTGGCCACCGAACACGACTGGCTCAACGCCGTCTCCTTTGTCGTACGCGACATGATGGTTGAACGCTGGCTGCGTTCGACTCGCGCCCACTTCTCTCAGTCCGGCCGTCGAGTGTCCTACCTGTCGATGGAGTTTCTTATTGGTCGCACCCTTTCCAACTCGCTGCTAAACCTCGGCATTTACGATGAGCTTTCAGAAGCACTGGGGGATATGGGGCTCAACATCGAACAGCTTATCGGTGAAGAAGACGATCCCGGACTCGGCAACGGCGGCCTGGGGCGACTGGCCGCCTGCTTCCTCGACTCACTGGCTACTCTTGGGCTACCTGCGCGTGGATACGGCCTGCGCTACGAATACGGGATGTTCAAACAAAACATTGTTGACGGCCAGCAGGCTGAATCACCGGACAACTGGCTAGAATACGGCAACGCGTGGGAATTCCCGCGCCACAACGTGCGACATAAGGTGTTTTTCGGCGGCCGAGTGCAAACCGAAGGTAAAATCTCCCGCTGGGTAGAAACGGAAGAAATTTTGGCCTGTGCCTACGACCAGATTATCCCCGGCTATGATACCGACGCGACCAACACACTGCGCCTGTGGTCGGCGCGCGCCAGTAATGAAATCAATCTCGGTAAGTTTAATCAGGGGGACTACTTTGCCGCCGTTGAGGATAAAAACAACTCTGAGAACGTTTCCCGCGTGCTCTACCCCAACGACGCTACCAGCTCAGGGCGCGAACTGCGCCTCAAGCAAGAGTACTTTCTGGTTTCCGCTACGCTACAGGACATTCTGTACAGCCACTGGCGCGCCTACGAAACTTACGACAACCTGCCGGAAAAGGTTGCTATCCACCTGAACGACACGCACCCGGTTCTGGCCATCCCTGAGCTGATGCGCCTACTGATTGACTACCACCGCTTCACGTGGGAAGACGCTTGGGAGATGACTATCCGCATCTTCTCCTACACCAACCACACTCTGATGAGCGAAGCGCTGGAAACATGGCCGGTGGACATGATGGGTAAAATCCTGCCGCGCCACTTGCAGATTATCTTTGAAATCAACGAGTACTTCCTGAAGATCGTGAAAGAGCAGTACCCGGACGATGCCGACCTGCTGAGGCGCGTGTCCCTGATCGACGAAACTAACGGTCGTCGAGTCAGAATGGCGTGGCTGGCAGTCATTGGCGGCCACAAGGTAAACGGCGTTTCGGCGCTGCACTCTGAGTTGATGGTCACGTCGCTGTTTGCTGACTTTGCCAAAATATTCCCGCATCACTTTTGCAATAAAACCAACGGCGTTACCCCTAGGCGCTGGCTGGGTCTTGCCAACAAGCCGCTGTCAGAGCTGCTGGATAACAGTATTGACCGCACTTGGCGCACCGATCTGAGCAAGCTGTCCGCGCTGAACGAGCTGGTGGACTACCCTTCGTTTATCGACCAAATCAAGAAGGCCAAATACACTAACAAAAAAGCGCTGGCGGAATATATTGCTACCCATCTGAATGTCGTCGTCAACCCTAATGCGCTGTTTGACGTGCAGATTAAACGCATTCATGAGTACAAGCGCCAGCTGCTTAACCTGCTTCAGGTTATTACGCGCTATAACCGTATTCTGAAAGCACCTAACGATCCGTGGGTGCCTAGAGTAGTGATATTCGCGGGTAAGGCCGCCTCTTCCTACGTAAACGCCAAGCTGATTATTCGGCTGATTAACGATGTCGCTAAAGTCATTAACAACGATGCTCGCGTACAAAACCGCCTGAAAGTGGTCTTTATCCCTAACTACAGTGTCAGCCTGGCACAGATGATTATTCCTGCAGCGGATCTGTCAGAACAGATTTCACTGGCGGGCACTGAGGCCTCCGGCACCAGCAACATGAAGTTTGCCCTCAACGGCGCGCTCACTATCGGCACGCTCGACGGCGCCAACGTGGAAATGCGTGAACACGTCGGTGAAGAAAATATCTTTATCTTCGGCAATACCACTGAGCAGGTCAGCGAATTGCGCAATAACGGCTACAACCCTCGCCAGATCTACGAGGAGGACGCCGAGCTACACCAAACTCTCAGCCAAATCGCTACCGGCGTCTTCAGCCCAGAAGAGCCCTACCGATACAGTGCGCTGTTTGATTCACTAGTGAACTTCGGTGACTACTATCAGCTGCTGGCTGACTACCGTTCCTACCTTAACGCACAGGAAAGCGTGGATAGGCTGTATCAAAAGCCGAATACCTGGGCGCGTAAGGCGGCGTTGAACATTGCCAACATGGGCTATTTTTCTTCTGACCGGACGATTCAAGAGTACGCGGAAGAAATCTGGGAAATCAAACCCACCAAGCTGTAG